Below is a genomic region from Salvelinus fontinalis isolate EN_2023a chromosome 2, ASM2944872v1, whole genome shotgun sequence.
GCGGAGGAGAAACTAACGTCTGTGGGCGTGGTGTAGCTGTCACGCTCATCATAATacctggaccaaagcgcagcgtgatctggggTCCACATCTTTTTATTACTATGTGAAACTctcagcaaaacaaaacaataaatgaacaCACGATACGTGAAGAAAATGCAGTCctcacaggcactacacaaaaacaagatcccacaaagcacaataaGGAAATGGCTGCcgaaatatgatccccaatcagagacaacgataaacagatgcctctgattgagaaccataccaggccaacatagatatatttatatatatattcacctagataacccaccctagtcacaccccgacttaatcaacatagagaataaaaagctctctatggtcagggcgtgacagtagtatTTTGCGTAGCCAAGTACGGAATATTAGTGTGTTCCAACAAATCCAAAATTCCAAACGATCACAACAGCAATTTGCATGTGTTTTTGTCTCTCCTACCTTTCCATTCGGCTTCATTGTACTGTTATTTTAACAGCCTGCTGAAAGGTCTCTGTCATTTCCCCTTATACTGTTACTATACTTATTGAATGCCCAAGATATTACAGCATAGCTGAGTACACAACCCATAACCTGAGCTGCACTGTTGAGGGTTATCCTGCACCTGAGGTCATTTGGTACAATACAAATAGTATATAACATCtttgattttttttttgctgTGCTTGATGGAGCTTATCTGTGCAATGGAATCAATGCAATAGTCCCAAAAGTCCAAACCCCACCCATGTAGCAATCCAGACAGGCCCAAGCAAATATGCAAAGTATTTTAATGAAAATGTAAAATACTCTTTGAACCCAGGTCTTCTGTCCATATTTGTATTTTCTATATCAGTGTCTGTTGCATTTTGGTCTTATTATGCTCATGTGACTCTCGCGCCTCCAGTCCCACCACAGAACATTCTGGACCTGAGGGACACAGAAGTTGATTTTGGTTCCCCTACTGGGCTGAATTGCTCCTCCAATGGGAACCCCCGGCCAAAGTACTCCTGGACTTATCACCGGGCTCCCAACGTGAAATTGAAGAATGATGATGGGGGGTCCCTACTGACCATCAAGCAGGCCTCAGGGGAGAACATTGGGACCTACACATGCCACGCCAGTAATACCCTGGGAAAGGTCTTTAAAATAGCCAGAGTCTCTGTCAGAGGTAAGACCTTCACCAATTATAATGAATTATTGGATTTTGCCTGTCCGGATGCTCAAAGCGCTTTACATAGTAAGGGGGACACTCACCTCATCAGCCTCTGTCATCAAAGCGTCCAGGACATTGGTAATGTTGGCTAATGACACTCTTGGCTCAGAtctaccatgtctctctctatggtTCTTAAGagggtgagaaaaaaaatggtTCTATAGTCTACGTCTATGTGCTGTATTCACAGTAGCATTTGTCATCTTTGCTTATGCCTACTGGACATTATGGCATTGTTCAGTGACGCATTTGGATATGATAGTCTATTATAATATGATACTATCACAATTTCGTGACAGCAAATTTCATGAGGAACATGCATTGAAATACATATTACTGGACTGTCCCTTTAATACCAGGAATAAAACTGAGCTCAACCAGTATTTTACTGGAGAAAAAAACCCCAGTATGGCTACAGCTTTGTTTTCCCAAATTAATCTCTGCTTTCTGAAATGTCGTTATGTATAGCCTATCTAGGCTATTGATGTGGTTTCTCGTCCCATAATTGAATAACACATTTAGAAACGGCCTGGTGCTTGTGGGGGAGGGTTGTTTTCTATTATATTTAAGAGGGAGTGGAGTTGAGGGATAGGGTGAATGTGCTGTGCTGGCTGCACTTTCGTTAAATAAGTTAACAAGTCGGCGCCGCGCGGCTTCTACTTCCAATGAACTAGAGAAAAGCACTCGAATAGATAGATATATTCAGAGGCTGCTAAATAACGGGCCGCTAGACATCCAGGCGGCTTACAAAGCCTCTGACGAGCTCAGGCAATGAAGGATTTGTACCTAAATCGGCTTTTTTCATTCGCTTTGACTTTGGAACTGTTGTCGCTGTTGAATGGATCAGAATCAAGTAAGTTTTTGTAGCGCACTGAACGGGAAGTGATCGGTGATGTCCACTGTAGAACATGTTAACGTGCTCATCGTCATACAAATTGCCTGACAACTTTATTTTGTTTCTTCTAAAATATGATGAGAAAAAAATACCACACTAGTAGACGCACATTGTTGAGATGAAAGAGGCTACAAAGGTAGATATTGGCTTAATTGCCATAACCTGGCTCTGTGCTCTCTGATTCTGAGAGTCAACATCATGTATAGAAATAGTATTCCTAGGTATTTTAGTCATATTCCTTAATCCGGCAATAGTGTTAAAGAACCATGGAAATGcgtgcgcaaacacacacacacacacacacacacacacacacacacacacacacacacacacacacacacacacacacacacacacacacacacacacacacacacacacacactaaaccccagTTCATTGAATAAATAATTGTTTAACTAGTTGAAGTTACATTGAAGTTACGTAGAGATGTGCTTCATGTGAAGTATGTTATTTAGTTGTGAAGTGGGTTACATTATTGATGGAGCTTATTAGGTGAAGGGACAGGGACATAAAAGCTCCACTAAAGAATGGGATGCAAAAAAATGTCAATTTTTGTGAAGGAAGTGTATCCTTCCTGGCTCATTTTCCTGTATTTTGGTCTAATGAGTCACTGGCGGCTATCAGCTGTTTGTCACATTTGACCACCCTTTTCCTTTTTTGCTGCTGCTCATTGAAATATGATGTGATTTATTGTTGGATATTACCAGCTATTTAAATTATGTAATTCATTATCTCTCTTTTCTCCTAACTCTGTAGGAGCAGAGCCGGTATGTCCTATCAAGCTGATCCCTGAGAGTGTGGTGGTGAAATATGGATCTCCAATCTCAGTGTCGTGCAGCAACACAACCAGTGTTGAAGAGATCTACTGGACAGCAGGTCCAGAAGTTGTCAATGACACTACCTGGAGTGTTCTGGAACTCCTAGACTGGGACATAAGGCCTGGTTGTAAGGCAACCTTTCAGGGGATTGGAAGATGCAGTAAGCCTCTGCACATCACAGTATACAGTAAGTGAAGATGCTGTCTTCCTCATTCTCTATGTCAGAAGAACAATGTCTCTATCCGTAAGGGGTATCCTCTATATCTGGCTGgaatactatattatactgtatattgtattatatgaaATGGCATTTCATGTTCCTGTTGTACCGAAATAAAACCAATCTGTGACCCCAAAACCGCAATGCGTACCGAGGGGGTTTGGTGAACCGTTACACCATTATTGTTCACCATATGCTCTTACACATATTTACTGCCTCTTTTTTACTGTTTCGTATTAACTTCTAGTTGTTTTTAAAGGTTGGTTTTTGTCTTCAAACACTAATAAGTCTAAAAATTGTCTTCCGCAGAGACTCCAGACAGCGTCTCCATCTCTGTTCTGAGACACTCTGGTCCCATGGTGGAGGGGACAGAGTACCAGCTGCAGTGTGACATACAGAACGTCGCTCCTCTACAGAACCTGGTTGTGAAGTGGTACAAAGGAAATGAACCCTTAGATAATGTAACTTACAGTAACGTCAGTAAGACACCAGTGGATGTGTCAGATACTCTGATGATCAGCCCCAGTAGAAGAGATGATGGAGCTCAGTATAGATGTAGAGCAGAACTGGACCTGGGACCAGAGGGACCCCATCATACAGTGACATCAGAACCTCTCGACATTACTGTACACTGTGAGTTGCTGAGAACTGTTCATATATACAAACCATGCTAACGTTGTATAACGTCTGATAGTATATTAGCTCTATGCACATTCCGTAAGTGCGTAATGTTCTACGGTGAAGTCTCACTCCACTGTCTTTTAATGTTAGAAGAAAATAATCAAACTTACAATTGTGTTTGTTTCCTTCACTGCAGTAATTCATTCAAGAAATGTGTTTTCAAATTTTCACCACCGGCCTTtatactccctccctctctctaagaTAAGCCATGCATCAATGCATCTCGACTGCCAGTGAGGATACCTGTGTTCAGGGGCTATCCTGAGGAGTTAGTGTGTGAGGCTGAGGGTTACCCACAGCCCAGGATAAAGTGGGTCTATGACCCAGCGAAGCATGTCAGTGAGGCGGGAGGCAACCTGACTGTCTTTGAGGCAGGGCTCTACAACTGCACCGCCACCAACGATGTGGAGACGACCTTCATTGTGGTAGAGGTGGTTTTTAATGGTAATGGAACCTTTATTAAACTGTATTAAACCCTTTATTAACCCATTATTTACTGTTTATGAACGTCTTTGGTTGACTGATTAATGTTCTCAGAACAAATTGTATTAATAGCTTTTAACTATGCAGTTTTTCTCATATGTCCTTTACCCGTTGACCGATCCAATACCTCTTAGTTACTGGTTTCTGAACTGCTCTCCTCCTGCCACATTCTGTAGTCAGATACATGTAGTACATCTCAGTTGTGTGAGGGAGTTTGAACCAAAGCTCCAAAACATGAGATGATGAGGGGACAGTATATTTTTGTGCACATATAAAATCAGGCATGAAACAAACTCCTTGGGAAGGGCACCTGGTGAGGCTAGGTAGAACTGAGCAtcatccatcattcattgaagAGTGTTGGGTAAAGTTGTTGAGTATTTggcagtttagctcagtactgacTTGTCTTGTAGAAGACTATTTCAAGGTTAAAGTTGAGCAATGTCCCCACTCTTAAGGTATGTTGTAGATCTACTCTGACTGGTGGGATCATGTAATATTATGTTAATTAATACGTGCTTATTCTTTCCTGTTGGAGGAAGTAGGATAAATCAGTGTATTGACGCTTCTCTATTTGTTGGTGAAAATGGTTCAGTCTGAGGTGGCGCCAGAACGTTAACAGAGTGTGATGGATTAATGGGTGTTTGTTGTTATGTCTCTCTGTTCACAGAGGACTACCTGCCCCTCATAGCGGGCTTCGTGGCCTTCATGGTCGTGGTCATCTCGGTCATCTTCGTCTTCATCTACTCCATCTACTACAAGAACACCAAGATGGGCCGCTACAGCCTGAAGAAGGCCAAGCTCAGCAGCACGCCCAACGGCAACGTAGCGCAGAACGGCGGCCGGGACACTCCGCTCCCGATGACTAAACTGTCTCAGCCAAACATCAACTTTTAAGAGAACGAGCTGTATTGGGATGTGCCACTCTTTCCCCGCTGAGAGACTAAGTGACTAAGTGAGAGACCAAGTGGTTGAGGTGGTTGAGGGGCTGGTCACAACTCATTCAACTGGCAGACACCGGTCTGGATTGTGATAGTTGGGAGTGTCTCCTGACTCTCCTCCAACCTCCCTATGCTTCATATGCACTCCCTTTCCTCTTTAGCACTAAGATTTTAAGTACAGATCAGTCCCTCTATTTCCCCTTCTACTGAAGAACCTGATGAGGTAGAATAACCTCTGTTTTTAGTGAGCTTTATGATCTATTCTACACATAAAAAGTGTAGCTGATGTTTTCTCTGAAGGACAAGAAGAAGTAGCAGCGAATGAACAATGTGAAATCCCTTTTTGGAAACTGGcttatttgaaatgtattttttatatGACTGGTTTTGGAAAAACTGGTTTTTGTATTGCATAAGCACCAACAAGGGAATTGTTATGTCATTTTGAACATCTTTTTTTTGTTTGGTCTGATGACAATGTAATTGCTGTCACATTATGCAATTGCTTGAAGAGCAGCACATGATTGAAATTGTGAGAATGCTCCCTTTGCCTGGATGTGATGTCTTGCTCGTGACAAGAAGCTTGGAGTGGAACCTGCagtacagtggaggctgctgaggggaggacggctcataataatggctggaacggcgtgaatggaatggtatcaaacacatggaagccatgtttgatgtatttgataccattccactaattccactccagctattaccacgagcccgtcctccccaattaaggtgctaccaacctcctgtgctataGTATATGCACATAACTTATTTAGGTTGTGAGCACAATGATCACTGAAACCAATTAATATAGCCTACATGTGAAAAGTATTATTTCCCCAGAGTGTGAATTATTCTGTGACATTCAGGGGGTCTTTATTTTTTTTGCAGGACTTCCTAAAAAAAAGAAAATTGGGGGGGGGCCCAATAGTAAAGATATATTTTAACAGTAAACatgtattaccttttaatgtggcatgaacacaaaCAGTCATGATGCTTTCATCTGATtctcaaacaaatcacttcaaaaatgATTAAGTTACCTGTGCACTTTTGTCCACAAAATAATTCCAGCTTCTTAACAGTGCACCCGCCATTTCCTGAAGGGAAAGAGACATCTGTCACAAAAcaccaaaaaagtgtaatgacattcAGTGATTGTAAGGAAGCCTACACTCTTGTAGCCTGAATTAATTGATGCGTCTTGCTGACAAATTTACGTTTAGAAAAAAGTCTGGGCACCTGAAAAGGGGCTGAAATACGGGACACAACTACAGCTGTCTGTCCCAAGCTCATGTGAGGGCCcagttgaaacaatgttgcaaagcTCTAAACAGAcatcagagaggcagacaggtggAGAATGAATGTGATTGAAAGAACCTGAACCAGGTTAAACCAGCGTTGAGCTCATTTAGGGGAGCTCATGTCTCATTTGGGGGTCAGAGCTACTCTGTTACTACTCTACATTGCTCCTACTCACCCAGAACTGCATCTGGAGTGTTCAGTGTTTTAACTGCATCACTGTAATGCCTGACTGCATGTGAGTTCTGAATGTGTGGAAGGGGCAGTTGGTGTGTGGTTGCCTCTTCCTGTAAGCAGATTGAATCAAGCCATTATTATCAAATGCAGGAGTCAAGAGAAAGCCTGGAGCTCAAGAGTAATGTCAATACTTTTTAGGTCCCACTTCACATTGTGGCCTAAAACCTTTGTAATTACATGGTAGTTACATTGTTACATATTACTTACAGCTGTTATACTGGTTTGTTATACAGTTACAAGTATGTAACACTTTGTAATTACAAAGTGCCCATATACACtcaccggacagtttattaggtacaccacccaaTTCACGAAAATGGATCACTCCTACAGACAGTCAgctggccgtggcttgctatataaatcaggcagacagacatcaaAGCATATAATTAATgtttgattgaacgttagaatgggcaagaCGAGTGACCTAAACAACTTTGAGCATGGCACAccagatccagtatctcagaaacgggcGCCCacgacccatcctgcctggtgtcaacagtacaggctggtgaCGGTGGTGACTGTACAGGCTGGTGACACCACCGTCCAAACTGCAGCAACTGCGTGATACCATCGCGTCAGCATgaaccaacatccctgtggaacgtttttgacttgtagaatccatgtcccgaataattcaggctgttctggaggcaaagtggGTCTTGACTCGgaactagatgggtgtacctaataaactggccaatgAGTGTATGTAACTGCAATGTAAATGCATACGTTTTAGGCTACTTCATGTAAACTCAAAGCCTTTTGTGTatgtaatataaaatataaaactgtATATTTAATAAAGTCTGTAAAAATGAGTGCCTCTACATTTAAGGGCCCATAGAGTATGTGGAGAATAGATTGCAAGGGGGGGCTTATAGGGAAGAAGAGAACAATTAATATTGTACAAAGGGATGGTCAGTGTAGATGTTCTATCAATATTGGTCTTCTGgttgttaggagagagagagtatctcCCTTGACCCCCTTTCACCACAGAATGTAGTCTACACAAACTTCTGTGGAGATCTTTTGTTTCACAATCCTCTCATGTCAATACTCCTGTGTTAAGAAATTAATTTGTATTAATCTTTTGTATAATATTGCTTTGAGTTTTCATTAAAATATTGCGTTTTTTATGATGATACTTATTGTTGTATTGTGAAAGTGACTGAAAAATAATTGAGCAAAATGTGtttaatatttctaaaaaataattGTTTATTTAACACAAATATCAGCATTTCCTTTTCAGAAAGTAAATgatatattttaaaatattttttaactGTTACATTTGTAGCCACAAAATGTAAATTAGGCCCTATGGCTTTTTATAGCCCAAATAGGCCTAGAGAATACCCCACACTACAGTATTATGATGCTCTgagtcagtggttcccaaactttttatagtcccgtaccccttcaaacattcaacctccaactgcgtaccccctctagcaccagggtcagcgcactctcgagttttttgccatcattgtaagtctgccacacacactatacgatacatttattaaacataagaatgagggtgagtttttgtcacaacccggctcgtgggaagtgacaaagagctcttataggaccagggcacaaataataattttataataaattaaatctttatttaaccatctaacatataaaaccttatttgttaattgaaaattgtgaataactcaccacaggttaatgagaagggtgtgcttgaaaggatgcacataattctgcaatgttgggttgtattggagagagtttcAGTCTTAAAAGTACCTGCATAATTGTGCAccaaactcactcaggtgcttcgctatatcacatttgacattgtccataagcttgagttcatttgcacacaaaaaaataatacactaatggaaagacctgtgtgttgtccttgttaatgcagacagagaagagctccaacttcttaatcatagcttcaattttgtcccgcacattgagagtccatgtaatcctagattcagatcattcaggcgagaaaaaacatcacccagataggccagccATGTGAGAAAtttgtcatcatgcaagcggtcagactgtcacgccctgatctgtttcacctgtccttgtaacggctttcgttggtggaaggagaggaggaccaaaatgcagtgtGGTACATATACATAATGTCGTTTAATCGAGAATGAacacaaaatacaaaaagaacaagagaatcaaaatgaaaaccgaaacagtcccgaatggtgcaaacactgaaacggaaaataactacccacaacccatagtgggaaaacaggctacctatgtatgattctcaatcagagacaacgatcgacacctgcctctgattgagaaccatactgggccaaacacatagaaatataacgtatagaacaaaacatagaaaaacaacatagaatgcccaccccaactcacgccctgacgaaactaaaataaagacataaaaaaggaactaaggtcagaacgtgacagtccttgtgattgtctcttccccctccaggtgtcgctgatttcccccagtgtatttatccctgtgtttcctgcctctctgtgccagtttgtcttgtatgttccaagtcaaccagcgttttttcccgtactcctgcctttgctattctcctttttctagtcctcacGATTTAgacccttgcctgttctggactctgtacccgcctgcctgaccattctgcctgccttgaccacgaacCTTTCTGCTACTCTGTACCGCCtgaactctgatctggttttgaccttttgcctgtccacgaccattctcttgccaactccttttggattaataaacaatgtgagactccaaccatctgcctcctgtgtctgcatctgggtctcgccttgtgtcatgatacagacatgtgaaaattatggtcagtaaagaacttTAAGCTCCTCTCAATTAaagaaaacgtgtcaatactttgcgccttgataaccagcgcacttctgttgTAAAaccgttacatggtcgctgctcatatcattgcatagtgcagaaaatacacgagagttcaggggccttgctttaacaaagttaaacaTTTTGGGGACACACATTTTGGACActacattttcactgtagtgtccaaaacgtatttcaagctgtcaggcattcccttggcagcaagagcctctcgtggATGCTGCACGTTACCActtcactatgtctccctgtcatggctttggCGCCATCAGTAcaaataccaacacatcttgaccaccaaagtccatttgatgtcacaaagctgtccaatactttaaaaatatcctctcctgttgtcctggtttccaatggtttgcagaagaggatgtcttccttaattcaccccccataaacgtaacggacatataccaggagctgtgccaggcccgccacgtctgttgactcatccagctgtaacgcatataatacactggcttgtatgcgaagtagtaattgtttcaaaacatctcctgccatgtcactgatgcgttgtgaaacagtgttgtttgatgaaggcattgtctgtatagttttttgggccttttcccccagcattgtcccagccatatccgcgacagcaggaagaattaagtcctccacaatagtatggggcttgcctgtcctagccactcgggaGCTCATCTAAATGTCTGCACAAAAGTGAAgatgtaaggggtgcgtactggcggcagagaagtcagacgcaggagagcaaaaaacGATGTTTCCAACGGcgcagtttaataataaaaacCCAACGGAAAACAGAACAATCAATAAATGGGTACATAACCCGATGCGCACCAgacataacgtgcacaagcacttacaataaacaattccggacaaggacatgggggggacagacggttaaatacacaacatgtaattgatgggattgaaaccaggtgtgtgggaagacaagacaaaacaaatggaaaatggaaggtggatcggcgatggctagaagaccggtgacgtcgaccgccgaacgtcgcccgaacaaggagagggaccgacttcggaggAAGTCATGACAGAAGGTTTCAtcaagttgtgagatagtacttttgtacatataacacactgtgactgaagaaaggcactactcccaatataagtgaaccccagatcaatgtagttctcatcatatttgcgcctcttcgaaggtccaacgtccctgtctgctgttctgtgctttcccgggtaagggggcagtagctcttctgctgcatcagattcacatctgtcagtgtccatgctagctgggctaacaacaactgtagaattactgatgcttgcattggatgtgctcgtggaagcagaacaacttgtgtcgttgacaggtgcaggtgtagtactgctggtagaagtactaccagtagagctggtatgtgtctctatggacgcgggccttactttttttttaccatttatccattttcgagcaaacggaatgagcagcagcaacttttggctacatacagaccgctagtggaattcccgcgagagagtaaaagttaatgtgattggatgttaattatttgactaggctacctgtatttgacattgtgttgttattttgctgaacactgGATGGTTTAATTTTGTTTTTGGCATTGAAACTAGGCTACTaaggagaaaaaaaactcacccaaatgtatagctcGAAAATTTAAatggtttgtttgaaaatgtgaagaattttTTGGcggaaaaaaaaataaaataaataaaacatatatatatatatatatatatatatatatatatatatatatatattttaatcacatttttgttttgtatacccccgacggcattgcttGCACCCCTGGGGGTTACGACATCCCGTTGCTATTGTACCCAGTCTGGGAATACCTGCTCTGAGTATTTAAAATGTAACGTGtgaaaa
It encodes:
- the LOC129830784 gene encoding hemicentin-2-like, giving the protein MCEIIFSQIFLRFPLLLWMAGGPTHAACPIELNPPRLVVRYGDSVSVNCSTSSTDHEGMGWEASLGGTGLEEVNLVIWNVENLTEWTIQPKCYLTSKDGEQCSKKFPVILYKTPDSVSVSPQRHSGPMVEGTEYQLQCDIQNVAPLRSLVVRWYKGNETVKIQTFNDSKMNPVDVFSTLNITPRRFEDEVKYRCEAELDLGPLPSVMSSQTLNFAVHFPPQNILDLRDTEVDFGSPTGLNCSSNGNPRPKYSWTYHRAPNVKLKNDDGGSLLTIKQASGENIGTYTCHASNTLGKVFKIARVSVRGAEPVCPIKLIPESVVVKYGSPISVSCSNTTSVEEIYWTAGPEVVNDTTWSVLELLDWDIRPGCKATFQGIGRCSKPLHITVYKTPDSVSISVLRHSGPMVEGTEYQLQCDIQNVAPLQNLVVKWYKGNEPLDNVTYSNVSKTPVDVSDTLMISPSRRDDGAQYRCRAELDLGPEGPHHTVTSEPLDITVHYKPCINASRLPVRIPVFRGYPEELVCEAEGYPQPRIKWVYDPAKHVSEAGGNLTVFEAGLYNCTATNDVETTFIVVEVVFNEDYLPLIAGFVAFMVVVISVIFVFIYSIYYKNTKMGRYSLKKAKLSSTPNGNVAQNGGRDTPLPMTKLSQPNINF